The Primulina eburnea isolate SZY01 chromosome 8, ASM2296580v1, whole genome shotgun sequence genome contains a region encoding:
- the LOC140839941 gene encoding CBL-interacting protein kinase 2-like, with protein MERQGSMLMQRYEVGKLLGQGTFAKVYHARNLKTNMSVAVKIVDKEKIFKAGMIDQIKREISVMRLVTHPNIVQLYEVMASKTKIFFVMEYVKGGELFNKVAKGKLKEDAAKKYFQQLISAVDFCHSRGVYHRDLKPENLLLDENGNLKVSDFGLSALAESKRQDGLLHTTCGTPAYVAPEVINRRGYDGSKADIWSCGVILYVLLAGYLPFHDSNLMEMYRKIGKSEFKFPNWISPDARKLISKMLDPDPNTRISISKIMENSWFRKGFQSKIPRTDAYSKNSNVETETETAIDADATLKTDLDRLTSLNAFDIISLSAGFDLSGLFEENDRKRELRFTSNQPAKNIISKMEDLARRLKLKIMKKDGGLLKFEGSKAGRKGVLSIEAEIFEIAPDFHLVEMKKTNGDTLEFQKMMKQDVRPSLKDIVWTWQGDQPLADLQLELSESEPSQVPPQLQDHSP; from the coding sequence ATGGAAAGGCAAGGAAGTATGTTGATGCAACGGTACGAGGTTGGGAAATTACTGGGGCAAGGGACCTTTGCCAAGGTTTATCATGCAAGAAACCTCAAAACCAATATGAGTGTGGCAGTGAAGATAGTTGACAAAGAGAAGATATTCAAGGCTGGGATGATCGATCAAATCAAGCGTGAAATCTCTGTGATGAGACTTGTTACGCACCCCAACATCGTGCAGCTTTACGAGGTAATGGCCAGTAAAACCAAGATATTTTTCGTGATGGAATATGTTAAAGGAGGTGAACTTTTCAACAAGGTTGCCAAAGGGAAACTGAAAGAAGACGctgcaaaaaaatattttcaacagCTGATTAGTGCTGTAGATTTTTGCCATAGCAGAGGCGTTTATCACCGTGATCTCAAACCTGAGAACCTTCTTTTGGATGAAAACGGGAACTTGAAGGTTTCTGACTTTGGACTGAGTGCCCTTGCAGAATCCAAGCGACAGGATGGATTACTTCACACAACGTGTGGGACGCCTGCCTATGTTGCTCCAGAAGTTATTAACAGGAGAGGGTATGATGGATCCAAAGCAGATATCTGGTCGTGTGGGGTGATCTTATATGTTCTGTTGGCTGGATATCTCCCTTTCCATGATTCAAATCTAATGGAGATGTACAGGAAAATAGGAAAGTCAGAGTTCAAGTTTCCAAACTGGATCTCTCCTGATGCTCGCAAGCTGATCTCCAAAATGCTGGATCCCGATCCAAACACCAGGATATCTATATCCAAGATAATGGAAAATTCTTGGTTTCGTAAAGGTTTCCAATCCAAGATCCCAAGGACTGATGCATACTCCAAGAACAGCAATGTAGAAACTGAAACGGAAACAGCCATTGATGCAGATGCAACATTGAAGACAGATCTTGATAGGCTCACTTCCTTGAATGCCTTTGATATAATCTCCCTTTCAGCAGGTTTTGATTTGTCGGGCTTATTTGAGGAAAATGATAGAAAGAGAGAATTAAGGTTTACGTCCAATCAACCTGCTAAGAACATCATATCAAAGATGGAGGATTTGGCCAGGCGGCTGAAGCTGAAGATTATGAAGAAGGATGGAGGATTGCTAAAATTTGAAGGATCCAAAGCCGGAAGAAAAGGGGTGCTCTCTATTGAAGCAGAAATTTTCGAGATTGCACCAGATTTTCATTTAGTTGAGATGAAGAAGACCAACGGAGACACCTTGGAGTTTCAGAAGATGATGAAGCAGGACGTTAGGCCATCCCTGAAAGACATTGTTTGGACATGGCAGGGCGACCAGCCTCTTGCAGATCTGCAACTAGAGCTATCGGAGTCAGAGCCATCCCAAGTACCACCACAGTTGCAGGATCACTCGCCTTAA